The following DNA comes from Pirellulales bacterium.
ACTTGCCGATAATGCACTTCGGGATCGTAGACCGGCACGTTGAGGCCGAGCGTCCGCACCGCCAGCGCGCCGACCGCAGCCAGTAAGGTGTACGACGCGACGACACGGTCGTGCTGCGCAGTGACCAGCGCCACGCGCGCGTTGACCAGTTCCTGTTGCGCGTTGAGCACATCGAGCGTCGTGCGCTGGCCGACGCGTGCCTCTTCGCGCACGCCGTTGAGCGCGATTTCGGCGGCATTGACCTGCGCGGTGGTCGCTTCGATCTGTGCTTTTGCGGCGACGAGCTGTCCCCAATTTTGCACCACCGTGGCGCGCGCCTGGTCGCGGTTGACGTCGAGGTTCAGACGCTGCTGACCGAGCGTTTCCTTGGATTGGCGAATGGCGGCATATTCGCCGCCGCCCTGATAGATCGGGATGGTCAATTGGCCGGCGACGGAAGCAAGGAATTGCCGGGCGGTGTTAAAGGTCGGCTCCCAGTTCTGTGAAACGTTGGCCGCCAAAGTCAGGTTCGGATAGAGCGATCCCTCGTTGATCTTCACCGCCAGTTCCGCAATATCGACACCATATGACGCCGCCAGCACCGAGGGGCTTAGCGCCTCGCCCTGCGAAATCGCGGCTTTGAGCGATGGCGGCGAAAAGCGATCAACAGGAACGCCGGGCGCAAGCTTGCCCGGCGCGACGCCGATCACGCGCCGGTAATTGCCTGACGAGGTCATGTAGTTCGACTGCGCGCCAAGCAAAGCCGAGCGGCCCGCGGCGAGGCGCGATTCCGCCTGTGCTACATCCGTGCGCGTCACCTCGCCAACCGTGAAGCGGTCGCGTGTCTGCTTGAGTTGCTCGGTGAGCACTTCGACGTTGCGGCGGTTCAGTTCGAGGATCGCTTCGTCGCGCAGCAAATTCATGTAAGCGGTGGCGGCGTCGAGCAGCACCTGCTGCTCGGTCACACGCAATGTT
Coding sequences within:
- a CDS encoding TolC family outer membrane protein — encoded protein: MGGCGEALVSWVMRSSGARAFVLSASSLALIFAAVAIPCSEAAADTLEWALVQAYQNNASLNAQRAALRATDENVPQALSGYRPRLSITANGGENYTSNVAKTYTNGTTGFLASGPCVGSFPSGCLAATTSVSVPYTSRGVGASATETLYNGMQTANRVRQAESQVMGARETLRVTEQQVLLDAATAYMNLLRDEAILELNRRNVEVLTEQLKQTRDRFTVGEVTRTDVAQAESRLAAGRSALLGAQSNYMTSSGNYRRVIGVAPGKLAPGVPVDRFSPPSLKAAISQGEALSPSVLAASYGVDIAELAVKINEGSLYPNLTLAANVSQNWEPTFNTARQFLASVAGQLTIPIYQGGGEYAAIRQSKETLGQQRLNLDVNRDQARATVVQNWGQLVAAKAQIEATTAQVNAAEIALNGVREEARVGQRTTLDVLNAQQELVNARVALVTAQHDRVVASYTLLAAVGALAVRTLGLNVPVYDPEVHYRQVRDAWIGLRTPDGR